The following are encoded in a window of Sandaracinaceae bacterium genomic DNA:
- a CDS encoding DUF1214 domain-containing protein — translation MLASLFSALVSLVVLVILLFGLLVAWKGGRGAVVWLLDIYRRFNLAVLAFRGDTPASEAERRVVSGQAWAEWCDTLKSAGATLTSPGCPTSPFDQAEGYRYLTRLVRGSLENYLECNDPHAPTLVSLANGLRDAPVKLGADNPDNLYLNANLDARETYRLVGMRGTVPYLGLGMQAGTYGGAGGLKTIAYKEAGADEFDVRDDGTIELVLSATPPANGDTRNWLPLPAPTPESTRAMLIVRQTFKDRATEAAADLRIERTSGPHRPSPLTCAQLEDALRTSGMFVAGASMMFARWAKGFQEHVNTLPLFDQKRSDDAGGDPKIRYYHSYWQLGADEALVITAKPPPCQHWNFQLNNHWMESLDYRYFQVHVNDRSAHVNPDDGSVRVIVAPRDPRDLLRPGLTYDFIDTCGHTQGQMLWRWVRVDDAWDTASGRLPQPECRVVKLTELNAL, via the coding sequence ATGCTCGCCTCGCTCTTCTCCGCGCTGGTCTCCCTGGTCGTCCTGGTCATCCTGCTCTTCGGCCTGCTGGTGGCCTGGAAGGGCGGTCGCGGGGCTGTGGTGTGGCTGCTCGACATCTACCGCCGCTTCAACCTCGCGGTCCTCGCGTTCCGGGGTGACACGCCCGCGAGCGAGGCGGAGCGACGCGTGGTCTCCGGTCAGGCCTGGGCCGAGTGGTGCGACACGCTCAAGTCCGCCGGCGCCACCCTCACGTCGCCGGGCTGTCCCACCAGCCCCTTCGACCAGGCGGAGGGCTATCGGTATCTGACGCGCCTGGTGCGCGGTTCGCTCGAGAACTACCTCGAGTGCAACGACCCGCACGCCCCCACGCTGGTCTCGTTGGCGAACGGCCTGCGCGACGCGCCCGTGAAGCTGGGCGCCGACAACCCCGACAACCTGTACCTGAACGCCAACCTCGACGCGCGCGAGACGTATCGCCTGGTGGGCATGCGCGGCACGGTCCCGTACCTGGGCCTCGGCATGCAGGCGGGCACCTACGGAGGTGCTGGCGGTCTCAAGACCATCGCGTACAAGGAGGCGGGCGCGGACGAGTTCGACGTCCGGGACGATGGGACCATCGAGCTGGTGCTCTCGGCCACTCCCCCTGCGAACGGCGACACCCGCAACTGGCTGCCGCTCCCCGCGCCCACGCCCGAGTCCACGCGCGCCATGCTCATCGTGCGGCAGACGTTCAAGGACCGCGCCACCGAGGCGGCGGCCGACCTCCGCATCGAGCGCACGAGCGGCCCGCACCGTCCGTCGCCCCTCACCTGCGCGCAGCTGGAAGACGCGCTCCGCACGTCGGGCATGTTCGTGGCGGGGGCCAGCATGATGTTCGCGCGCTGGGCGAAGGGCTTCCAGGAGCACGTGAACACGCTGCCCCTCTTCGACCAGAAGCGCTCCGACGACGCCGGTGGCGATCCGAAGATCCGCTACTACCACTCGTACTGGCAGCTGGGCGCCGACGAGGCGCTGGTCATTACGGCGAAGCCACCGCCGTGCCAGCACTGGAACTTCCAGCTCAACAACCACTGGATGGAGTCGCTCGACTACCGCTACTTCCAGGTGCACGTAAACGACCGCTCCGCGCACGTGAACCCGGACGACGGCTCCGTGCGCGTGATCGTCGCCCCTCGCGACCCGCGCGACTTGCTGCGTCCTGGCCTCACATACGACTTCATCGACACCTGCGGCCACACGCAGGGCCAGATGCTCTGGCGCTGGGTGCGCGTGGACGACGCCTGGGACACCGCGAGCGGCCGCCTCCCCCAGCCGGAGTGCCGGGTGGTGAAGCTCACCGAGCTGAACGCGCTGTAG
- a CDS encoding SLC13/DASS family transporter produces the protein MPSLSPSRIALWLGPLVGVTSIVLAHAGVVPSGLSAPAFATLGATFWVALWWIAECMPLAATSLLPLVLLPVAGVATSAVIAGTYMDRFILLMMAGFMAALAIERCGLHRRIALAVLVRLGASPRRLVLGMLVATGFCSMWIANTAATLIMLPIGLALLTRLEPEMPDRAAFERFSASLILAIGYAASIGGIGTPLGTPPNLIYLGAVHDAFGRGPSFLEWMSFAVPIAVVMTAFLYVYFVHAARLPSAVSGAGHEVLLSERAALGPMSRDEKWVAAVFGTMVLLWVTREFDLGTVSIGWAPLAGLDATVDDTTVAVFGTTLLFVLPSEIPGQRLLDWPTARNIPWEVVLLFGGGLALAKGFEVSGLSAEMVHALAGLASLPLFAMLLLLCASVAFLSEVTSNTAVTTLLMPILAPFAQSSGLGPELVMLPAALAASCGFMLPVATPPNAVVYGTGRIPIRFMVRTGFWLNIAGIVTVSLVLWLRSL, from the coding sequence ATGCCGTCGTTGTCGCCCAGTCGCATCGCGCTGTGGCTCGGTCCGCTGGTGGGAGTCACGAGCATCGTCCTCGCCCACGCAGGTGTGGTCCCCTCGGGGCTCAGCGCGCCCGCGTTCGCGACGCTGGGTGCGACGTTCTGGGTGGCCCTCTGGTGGATCGCCGAGTGCATGCCGCTCGCGGCCACGTCGCTGTTGCCCCTGGTGCTGCTGCCGGTGGCGGGCGTGGCGACCTCGGCCGTCATCGCTGGCACCTACATGGATCGCTTCATCCTGCTGATGATGGCGGGCTTCATGGCGGCCCTGGCCATCGAGAGGTGTGGCCTGCACCGGCGCATCGCGCTGGCCGTGCTGGTGCGCCTCGGGGCGTCACCGCGTCGGCTGGTGCTGGGCATGCTGGTGGCCACGGGCTTCTGCTCCATGTGGATCGCCAACACGGCCGCCACGCTCATTATGCTTCCCATTGGCCTCGCGCTGCTGACGCGCCTCGAGCCCGAGATGCCGGACCGCGCCGCCTTCGAGCGCTTCTCCGCGTCGCTGATCCTGGCCATCGGCTACGCCGCGTCGATCGGCGGCATCGGCACGCCACTCGGCACACCGCCGAACCTGATCTATCTCGGGGCCGTCCACGACGCGTTCGGTCGAGGGCCCAGCTTCCTCGAGTGGATGTCGTTCGCGGTGCCCATCGCGGTCGTCATGACCGCGTTCCTCTACGTGTACTTCGTGCACGCGGCGCGCCTGCCGAGCGCCGTCTCGGGCGCCGGTCACGAAGTGCTCCTCAGTGAGCGCGCGGCGCTGGGTCCCATGTCGCGCGATGAAAAATGGGTCGCTGCCGTGTTCGGCACCATGGTGCTCTTGTGGGTCACGCGTGAGTTCGATCTCGGCACGGTCTCCATCGGCTGGGCGCCCCTCGCAGGGCTCGACGCGACCGTGGACGACACGACGGTGGCCGTGTTCGGCACCACGTTGCTGTTCGTGCTGCCGTCGGAGATCCCAGGGCAACGCCTGCTCGACTGGCCGACGGCCAGGAACATCCCATGGGAGGTGGTGCTGCTGTTCGGCGGTGGGCTCGCTCTCGCGAAGGGCTTCGAGGTGTCGGGCTTGTCGGCCGAGATGGTCCACGCCCTCGCGGGGCTCGCGAGTCTGCCGTTGTTCGCCATGCTGTTGCTGTTGTGCGCTTCGGTCGCGTTCCTGAGCGAGGTCACGTCCAACACCGCCGTCACCACGCTGCTGATGCCGATCCTCGCCCCGTTTGCGCAGTCCTCTGGCCTCGGCCCGGAGCTGGTCATGTTGCCAGCCGCCCTGGCCGCTTCGTGCGGCTTCATGCTCCCTGTGGCCACGCCGCCGAACGCCGTGGTCTACGGCACGGGCCGGATCCCGATCCGCTTCATGGTGCGCACCGGGTTCTGGCTCAACATCGCCGGCATCGTGACGGTGTCGCTGGTGCTGTGGCTGCGCTCGCTCTGA